In the Salvia splendens isolate huo1 chromosome 16, SspV2, whole genome shotgun sequence genome, AGATATAGCACAAGCCACAAGTGTTGTCAGCCGGTTTATGGCAAATCATGGAAGAGAACATTGGATTGCTCTCAAATGGTTGATGAGGTATCTAAGGGGTGCTGGGGATGTAGGCATTCTATATGGAGTGAATGATGGAGGTGGAGCTGATGCTATTGTGGGATATTGTGACTCGGACTTTGCTGGTAACTTAGACAACAGGAAGTCTCAGTCGGCATACATATTCACAATGTTTGGGTCTGCTATTAGCTGGAAATCAAGTCTCCAAAGTGTGGTGGCACTTTCCACAACGGAAGCAGAATTTATCTCACTTGCTGCTGCAATCAAAGAAAGTTTCTGGTTGAAAGGAATGTTGTCTGATCTTGGGATTGAGCAAGGGGCGATAGCAGTTGGCTGTGACAATAATAGTGCCCTATTTCTGGCCAAGCATCAAGCTTATCACGAGAGATCAAAGCAAATTGATGTGCGGTATCACTTCATCAGGGAGGAGATTGAAAGAGGCAATGTGAAAGTCTTCAAAGTTCATACTTCAGAGAACCCGGCAGACATGTTAACTAAACCATTGCCTAAGGAAAAGTTTCTGCTATGTTTGAAACTAGTGGGACTGGAAAGGAAGAGTTTGGTTGGTGATTGAGCAatcaaggtggagtttgttggtagattgtgatggctcaagcaccaagttcggcaagctcgtcaagctcggcaagttcggcaagctcgtcaagatcggcaagctcgtcaagctcgtcaagctcggcagctcggcagatcggctgttatgacaactcgtttccggcagccgttagatctgtttgttagtcaagttttaatcctagccgtaggattgaaactagccgttagttttagtttctgttaaATAGCTTCTTTCAGTAGTTAGTTTTACATACTGTAGCTCATCTTCTCGCTCTCGTTTTTCTCATTCCAGtgaataaaatttcctttacAATTTCATTCCAATCTTCAACCGATTGATCTTGCTACTCAAATCGTTCCTCAATTGTTTACACTTAAAGTACTAACTAAACTCGATCTCGCTAAGGCAACTAAGATCTCAAATTCAAGTTTGTTGTAACATAGTCGttgaatttaatattataactaaaataaattggTCCAAGGAAATGACGAAACAAATGAACGATCAGAACTAAAGTGTCCACCAATTTCGAATCAAAATTACTATGTACCTGTGCAGTGTGCTAACCTTAGTCCAAACCTAAAATTTGCTGCCCtcaattaaccaaaaatagaATTGGCCGGTATCAACTTGTGGGAACAGtctgaatttgatattttttgtgttttaataTTCGATTTAATATTCATGTAGCATTATTTTATTCTGAACCAACCATTTTCCGCAAGTAGCATATAGGACAAGCTGGTTTACCATTTTCTCTAACATGTAATTTGTACTATTACACAAATCacaaaatattagtaatttataaAGGGATATATATGGTTCCAATTTTATAGTGTTACACGAATCTAGCTCCTAAAATACGTCTTGATTCAAAAACATTCAAACTCACACAGTTTGATATTGCAATTTAACCATCAAATATTTGTTGACCTTTTTGTCACACGAATTCAATTTGAGTATCAAATGAAAACTTTCACATAAAGGGGCAGTAATATTCAGGAAACTAAAACACGGCTTTTGCGAGTAATCGAAATGTGCTCGTAAAGCCTGCCGTTTTTGTGGGGAGCTACTGTTCGAACAAGTTTCGATTGGGGTTGCCAAGGTGATTTAAATGTTCATATGTTCTTGGATTTGAGTTTAGGTGACAAATTCTATACTACAGTTACATTTTGGCTTGGCTTTTCAATTCGATAATTATTTCATAGTTTTGGCCTTGTCTAAAAGCTAGTATttcaaatgatttttttatcataataaATAACTTCACAAATTGGGGCTGAGGagctaaaaaaaaagaaagagggTTTAGTATTAAATTTCATCCAAACAGAAATAAACAATTATTTGTATGCATGGGCTTGGCGGAAAAGAGATTCAAGAATTGGCCCAAATGACCTTTTTTCTAATGAGCTATAATTATGAACTAAAGCCTTAATTTAACTAAGCATAGTAAAATTTTCTTATGAGAATTTCTATTCAACTAACCAAAACAAAactagtataaaattattagaAGTATTAGAGCAAATATATCAATAGTCATATTCgctgttttgaaaaaaaaaataaaaaatagagtcGCTTCCTGTCCGTACTTGATAAATGACGAGATTAGAATGAGTTTTCACTTAAAACTCATAAAACGATAAGAATTGGTTACAATATAACAATGGGAACATTAACACAACGTAACCACTAACAATACATAGAATGAAGATAACAAGCAATACTAGTAGTACAAACCCTAAATCCTTTCCACAAAGcataaaaccctaattcctaTATTCAGGCGGCACGATTCCTTGGCACCTTGACGAGCGCCAAGCACAGCTCCTGATCAACCCGAAAACCCCACAGCTGCACCGTCCTGTTGAACCGGAGTTTATTGCTCTTCACAATCGCATTCCAACTCCCTCGAATAACGTAGGTTCTTCCTACTCTTCTTGAGCATATCCCACCGGCAAAGCTTCACCGTCTCCACCTCCAGCGACGGCTGCACGATCTTAACCTCGAGAAACAGCTTGTTCCTTTTCTCATCTTCGCCGAGGAGGTACTGCTTCTCCTCCCCCGTGGGAAAATCGTTTTCGATGTTGTTGAACGGGATCGAGAGGCGGTTGTGTCCGCTGCTCAGGTCGGTTGTGGATTCAGAGATTGAATGTCAGAATTTGTGTCAAGGGTTTTTATAGATTGAATTGGAGATTTAATGTGGAAAATTGGTGATGTAAGTATATTTTATGGAGTACATGAAAATTGTTTCGTTTGTAGAGATTCAGATCCTATGTCTCATAGTTATCTTGcaacaaaattcaaatatattacTATTTCTAATCTATTTTTCATATACATATCCAATCCCAAATAAGAGATAATTACTTTTATTAAATCTATCCTAAATTTTCTCTTATATTGCAACCCTCAACTGTTTGTACAATCTGTACACGATACTATTGTTATACTagttgaaaaataatttaaatacaaTTTAACTAGTTAGATATGTATTCCTCATTAATCACGGATTTGAGGGGATATATACTTAAGTCTCATCGTTTTGCTTTATTAACCATTCTCACATTATTAAAGACTTGGTGTGATTGAATCCTAGCAAAGTATGCAGTTGATTTCATATTTACTTAAAAAAAGTTAACAAAGTACTACTAATTTATTATCACTAGactttgacaaaaataaaatcgGTGACGTTATGTTAGTGAGTATGCTATTTGtgacataaaaaagaaaatccCATTTCTCATGACTCTGATGTTGTATGAATAGAGTGCTTAAAGGGACATTAATAAGTTCAATAGATTCTTGGGAAACTAAAAACCTTCATGGTTTACACTATCAAATGGTATAGTTCATTTTGCTGGAACTAAAATTCAAATCatcgtcctataaaaatataaaatcaaaatatatttccAATTTGTGACCCATGAACTAATCAAATCTTATGTAACAAACAGTAGTAAGTAAATATCGAATGAAGATGCATAGTACCTCATGATATCAACATTGTCATAGGAGAATAAGTGAAAGATGTGTTACTATTTTCGTTGGTGTATTACgtcatttattaaatttatcaaGTTAGGACAGCAAAATTATCATCACTCCTAATATTTGAAATCGTATATACATGTAACAAATTTATCTAGTTTGGACCGCAAAATTATCATCACTCCCAATAAAATTAGGCCTTCTTCTGAGCAACGAATTTGGCTCTTAATATATTTGCTCTaatacttttattaattttatactactaaaaCAATCTTATTTTGGTTAGTTGAATAGAAATTCTCATAAGAAAATTTTACTAGGGTCAATTTAAATTTAGTGCATagaataattaaaaatgatGATTTGGGCCAATTCTTGGATCACTTTTCCATTTTTCCTTGCACACTTTTCCACCAAGCCCACATATTGTTTAAAAAAAGATGATTAAAATTCAGAAATGCAGAATTGTCGAAAGCTTAAGTAAGAAATGCAGAGAGTGAAGAAGAAGCTAATGGTGTCACCATTCACTCTCTCCTCACTCCTCCGCCGCGAAAAAGACCCAAAGCTAGCTCTTCAACTCTTCCTCAACCCTAACCCGCATCACCCAATTGCCAAACCATTTCGTCACTCTCTCCTCTCCTACGATCTCATCATCTCCAAACTCGGCAGAGCCAAAATGTTCTCCGAAATGGAAATTGTCATGGAGAACTTGAAGAAAGACACCCGCATTAATCCGGAAGAAGTCATTTTCTGCAACATCATGACGTTCTACGCCCGAGCGCGCTTGCCCAGTAAGGCCCTCCACCTGTTCGACGAAATTCCCTCTTATCGATGCCGAATGACTGTGAAGTCAGTGAACACGTTGCTGAACGGCCTCCTTATTTGTCACGAATTCGATAAGATGATGGAGGTTTATGCCCGGATTGAGGATTACGGGAGCCCTGATGCTTGTACGTACAACATTCTGATAAACgcattttgtgtgattgtcgaTTTGGTGAGCGCACGGAAGGTGTTTGATGGAATGCTGAGGAGAGGGGTTGAGCCTAATGTGGTGACATTTGGGACTTTGATTAACGGGCTTTGCGCGAATTCGGAACTGGATGCGGCTTTCAGGTTAAAGAGAAGGATGGAGAGGGATTTTAAAATAAGACCTAATGCACATATCTATATAGCTTTGATGAAGGGGCTTTGTAGGGTATCTCGATTGGATGAGGCTATTAGGTTGAAGGGTGAGATGTTGAGAAAGAAGGTGGAATTGGTTCCTGCGGTTTATTCTACATTGATCAGTGCGTCTTTCAAGGCTAATAGAAAGGGGGAGGTTTCTGGATTGTTGGAGGAGATGAGGGAAAACGGGTGTAAGCCTGATACAGTAACTTACAATGCGATGATTCATGGATATTGTAAGGAGAATGAGTTTGGGTTGGCTTTTGGGGCTTTAAGTGAGATGGAGAAAGACGGCTGCAAGCCGGATGTCATTAGCTTTAATGTGATTATTGGTGGGCTGTGTAGGGAGAGGAAAGTGGCTGAAGCCTATGATTTGTTGGAAGATATGCCACGGTGGGGATGTGCCCCGGATGTGGTAGCTTACAGGACAGTTTTTTATGGTTTTTGTGATGTAAAGCAGTTCAAAGAAGCAGCAAGCATTTTGGATGAGATGAGTTTTATGggatatgctcatcatacatctaGTGTAAGCAAATGCGTGGATGCATTGTTGATAGAGGACAATAAAGGGTTACTATTAGCATACGTGTTTATGATGGTGAAGAGAAACTCCCTTGATAGATATATATGGAGACTTGTGACTTGTTTGCTCTCTAAAGACAGCAGTTTAGATGTTCAAGAACTGTTTGAGGGGCTGATAAATAGTCATTCTCTTCCAATGGGCTAGAGATGCTTCGTGGCTGGTTTTTTCTCGTGCACTAAAGAAATGTCCTGGAGTTCCGCAAAAATTGGTTGGGATGCACACGTATTATCTTGGTTACTGTGGCTTGAATGGTGAGTGCTTCTAAATGAAATGGTTATTCAGTACTGTAATCCATAGGAATGTCACTTGCACATTGAAAGTTCTGAACATGAAGTTAGCCTAAGGAGTTATAGATATTGATATCACGAGTAATATTTCGCTTTTTGACTATTACTATCTTGATTTACTTGGATACCCATTTGTTACTTGTTCTTAATAACAACCTCCTGGCTACTAGGATCACCTCTGGAGCT is a window encoding:
- the LOC121770959 gene encoding putative pentatricopeptide repeat-containing protein At1g53330: MQRVKKKLMVSPFTLSSLLRREKDPKLALQLFLNPNPHHPIAKPFRHSLLSYDLIISKLGRAKMFSEMEIVMENLKKDTRINPEEVIFCNIMTFYARARLPSKALHLFDEIPSYRCRMTVKSVNTLLNGLLICHEFDKMMEVYARIEDYGSPDACTYNILINAFCVIVDLVSARKVFDGMLRRGVEPNVVTFGTLINGLCANSELDAAFRLKRRMERDFKIRPNAHIYIALMKGLCRVSRLDEAIRLKGEMLRKKVELVPAVYSTLISASFKANRKGEVSGLLEEMRENGCKPDTVTYNAMIHGYCKENEFGLAFGALSEMEKDGCKPDVISFNVIIGGLCRERKVAEAYDLLEDMPRWGCAPDVVAYRTVFYGFCDVKQFKEAASILDEMSFMGYAHHTSSVSKCVDALLIEDNKGLLLAYVFMMVKRNSLDRYIWRLVTCLLSKDSSLDVQELFEGLINSHSLPMG